The stretch of DNA CTACCCCTCTACTCCGCAAGAACGCTTCACAACAACAACGGATCCTTTAAAACCAGGAATTGCTCCTTTAACAAGCATAACTTTTCTATCTAAGTCAATTTTTACGACCTCTAAATTCTTAACCGTAACCCGGTCGCATCCCATATGGCTAGGACGCTTACTTCCAGGGAAGCATCGGCCAGGAGTAGATCGCATTCCAATAGATCCTGCATGACGGTGGAATCCGGAACCGTGGCTTTTTGGCCCTCCTCGGAATCCAAATTTTTTCATAACCCCTTGAAAACCTTTCCCTTTAGAAATTCCGCAAACGTCAACGCTAGACACTCCGTCGAAAATCTCTAACCCGAATTCATCGCCTAAAGAAACAGACTGAACAGCTTCTTCAGAAACAACAACCTCTTTTAAAACACGAAAAGCGCTTCCTCCAGACTTTTT from Chlamydia suis encodes:
- the rplC gene encoding 50S ribosomal protein L3 encodes the protein MRSQLSLIGKKEGMMHVFDKNGNLVACSVISIEPNVVAQLKTASSDGYNAVQMGADAVKAPEKTIEKRFSKALLGHFKKSGGSAFRVLKEVVVSEEAVQSVSLGDEFGLEIFDGVSSVDVCGISKGKGFQGVMKKFGFRGGPKSHGSGFHRHAGSIGMRSTPGRCFPGSKRPSHMGCDRVTVKNLEVVKIDLDRKVMLVKGAIPGFKGSVVVVKRSCGVEG